A window of the Brassica napus cultivar Da-Ae chromosome A2, Da-Ae, whole genome shotgun sequence genome harbors these coding sequences:
- the BNAA02G23480D gene encoding uncharacterized protein BNAA02G23480D, with the protein MDGEEMLDWELVHGSETDSITSEKESSVIDDGMIVSDHFSADHPTTEQSIGSGDSPRVGYGSEYPNLVGLGFDQLYVYQSGVRNELGFIDGEVKVSDFQPSDENNIMGEGVHDESLMEDASMCLLETDNLQVESRQAGVEEHIEDLGKSLSGDSGNGSGEEEIVSDSEAVEGSGGDTSAHVVAVDSAVVRSGDEGKKSRETVWWKIPFVLVKYYAFRIGPVWSVSMAAAVMGFVLLRRRLYHMRKKAQRIHLKVAIDEKKVSRVMSQAARLNEAFSEVRRVPVIRPALPSPGAWPVLSLR; encoded by the exons ATGGATGGAGAGGAGATGCTTGATTGGGAGCTCGTTCACGGCTCGGAGACCGATTCAATCACATCGGAGAAGGAATCAAGTGTAATCGATGACGGTATGATTGTCTCTGATCATTTCTCTGCCGATCATCCTACAACTGAACAAAGCATAGGATCTGGTGATTCTCCTCGGGTCGGTTACGGATCCGAGTATCCGAATCTGGTGGGTTTGGGGTTCGATCAGTTGTATGTTTATCAATCGGGTGTCAGAAACGAATTAGGGTTTATTGATGGTGAGGTTAAGGTGAGTGATTTTCAACCTTCTGATGAGAATAACATCATGGGCGAAGGTGTTCACGATGAATCTCTTATGGAGGATGCAAGCATGTGTTTGTTGGAAACAGACAATCTCCAAGTTGAGAGCCGCCAAGCTGGTGTTGAAGAACATATTGAGGATTTGGGCAAGTCTTTGTCTGGAGATTCTGGGAATGGGAGTGGTGAAGAGGAGATTGTTTCTGATAGTGAAGCAGTTGAGGGAAGTGGAGGGGATACTAGTGCACATGTTGTGGCCGTAGATTCTGCTGTTGTGAGATCTGGTGATGAGGGTAAAAAAAGTAGAGAGACAGTGTGGTGGAAGATTCCGTTTGTGCTTGTCAAGTACTATGCATTTAGGATTGGTCCTGTTTGGTCTGTCTCTATGGCTGCAGCTGTGATGGGTTTTGTTCTCTTGAGACGCAGACTCTATCATATGAGAAAGAAGGCTCAAAGGATCCATCTTAAAGTTGCAATCGACGAGAAG AAGGTGTCGCGGGTGATGAGTCAGGCGGCTCGACTCAATGAAGCATTCTCAGAGGTAAGAAGGGTCCCAGTGATCCGCCCTGCTCTGCCATCTCCTGGCGCATGGCCGGTTTTGAGCCTTAGATGA
- the LOC106451324 gene encoding probable serine/threonine-protein kinase PBL17 — protein sequence MGICFSAEEQFQFSQQQNYQKKKSSGKKSAMYLMNSECKESSVGGKPSPSGLPLPPKNIKDLQTTPGYENVDIFTYQEMKLATKQFRPDYILGEGGFGVVYKGLIDDNVRPGYNSTKVAIKELNPEGFQGDREWLAEVNYLGQLSHPNLVKLIGYCCEDEHRLLVYEYMSLGSLEKHLFRRVGCTLTWSKRVKIALDAAKGLAFLHGAERSVIYRDLKTANILLDECYNAKLADFGLAKDGPRGDQTHVSTRVMGTYGYAAPEYVMTGHLTSRSDVYGYGVLLLEMLLGKRAMDKSRPCREHNLVEWARPLLNHNKKLLRIIDPRMDGQYTTKALMKVADLAYQCLSQNPKGRPLMSHAVQVLETLKEDGDAQGEVMASLHSRGKSVTLYEAAPSDSQGTRNVDGDGKGQRRRRPESGRSKSEASVDTDLYVSALVSSDPNATKY from the exons ATGGGGATTTGCTTCAGCGCTGAAGAGCAGTTCCAATTTTCTCAGCAGCAAAACTATCAGAAGAAGAAGTCATCAG GCAAAAAATCAGCAATGTATCTAATGAATTCAGAATGTAAAGAGTCATCAGTTGGTGGCAAACCGAGTCCAAGTGGGTTGCCTTTGCCTcctaaaaacataaaagatcTTCAGACAACACCTGGATACGAGAATGTGGATATATTCACCTACCAAGAGATGAAACTGGCCACGAAGCAGTTCAGGCCTGATTACATTCTTGGCGAGGGTGGTTTTGGTGTTGTCTACAAAGGTCTTATTGATGACAATGTCAGGCCTGGTTATAACTCCACCAAAGTTGCCATCAAAGAACTTAATCCTGAAGGCTTTCAGGGAGATCGAGAGTGGCTG gcTGAAGTTAACTATTTAGGACAGCTTAGTCATCCAAACTTGGTCAAGCTCATTGGCTACTGCTGTGAAGATGAACACAGATTATTAGTCTATGAGTACATGTCACTGGGAAGCCTCGAGAAACATCTTTTCCGAA GAGTTGGATGCACTTTGACATGGTCGAAAAGAGTGAAGATCGCGCTAGACGCAGCCAAGGGTCTCGCTTTTCTTCATGGTGCTGAACGCTCCGTCATATATCGGGATCTCAAGACTGCCAACATATTGCTTGACGAG TGTTACAATGCTAAGCTCGCAGACTTTGGACTAGCGAAAGATGGTCCAAGAGGAGATCAAACACACGTGTCAACACGTGTTATGGGCACTTACGGATACGCTGCTCCTGAGTATGTAATGACAG GACATTTGACATCTAGAAGTGATGTTTATGGATACGGGGTACTTCTCCTTGAGATGCTCCTTGGGAAGAGGGCAATGGACAAAAGCAGACCTTGCCGGGAACATAACTTGGTCGAGTGGGCACGACCGCTATTGAATCACAACAAAAAGCTTTTGAGGATCATAGACCCTCGAATGGATGGGCAATACACCACTAAGGCGTTGATGAAAGTAGCCGATTTGGCATACCAATGCTTAAGCCAAAACCCAAAAGGAAGGCCCCTCATGAGTCATGCGGTACAAGTCCTCGAGACCCTCAAGGAAGATGGCGATGCTCAGGGGGAAGTCATGGCTAGTCTCCATAGCAGGGGCAAGTCCGTAACCTTATATGAAGCTGCTCCTAGTGATTCCCAAGGTACAAGAAACGTGGATGGGGATGGGAAGGGGCAGAGGAGGAGAAGACCAGAAAGTGGTAGAAGCAAGAGCGAAGCCTCCGTTGATACTGACCTATATGTTTCTGCTCTTGTTTCATCTGATCCGAACGCTACTAAATATTAG
- the LOC106451316 gene encoding non-lysosomal glucosylceramidase-like isoform X1: MESELQTQLVGSETLSLPQVTWQRKLNSKVKNPSEFKMSTSDFLHLFPIGYRLWRHTKQEAAKGKVSIYDIFKKKNVKGNHGVPLGGVGAGSIGRSYKGEFQQFKLFPKVCEEAPILTNQFSVFVSRPGGVNYSTVLCAKSPESVNGRTEDLGIESWDWKIKGDKSTYHALYPRSWTVYNEPDPELRIVSRQVSPFIPNNYKESSFPVSVFAFTATNLGKEEATVTLLFTWENSVGGASGFTGEHFNSSTMERDGVHAIALHHKTANGHPPVTYAIAAQETDDVSVSECPCFLVSGCSPNEITARAMWDEIKENKSFDRLPCEPGSPSRLGTAIGAAIAAKVKVPPGCDRTVTFSLSWDCPEVRFNEKTYHRRYTRFYGSLGDAAVNMARDALLNYGNWESQIEEWQNTILLDTSLPDWYRVTLFNELYYFNSGGAIWTDGLPYKQSTERSTEQNSNDTDILQKINAVCDQVHHSPQSRSSEENIGQFIYLEGIEYLMYNTYDVHFYSSFALLILFPKLELSIQRDFAAAVMIQDPTKKEIMSSGELVPRKLLGSVPHDIGLNNPWLELNAYNLFNTDRWKDLNAKFVLQVYRDVVATGDQSFARAVWPSVYLAVAYLDQFDKDEDGMIENEGFPDQTYDTWSVTGVSAYCGGLYVAALQAASAFATIVGENAVAFYFNAKYEKAKTVYEKLWNGSYFDYDNSGSDSSSSILADQLAGQWYARACGLKPITKEEWIKKALETIHEFNVMKVRGGTRGAVNGMSPDGQVDTNSLVSKEVWAGTTYSVAACMIQEGQREKGFQTASGIYEAVWSDRGLSCSFQTPEAWNMNDEYRSLCYMRPLAIWAIQWALTPIQTFGGKKQNLMAGDEDDSDLLLRQHNGFKEVARYVKIAKSNEHRSLLQETYEAILKTFHL, from the exons ATGGAAAGCGAACTTCAAACCCAGTTG GTTGGAAGTGAGACACTCTCACTTCCTCAAGTAACATGGCAGCGGAAGTTGAACAGCAAAGTAAAGAACCCTTCTGAGTTCAAGATGAGTACAAGCGATTTTCTTCACCTG TTTCCAATAGGCTATAGATTGTGGCGTCACACTAAACAAGAGGCAGCAAAAGGAAAA GTATCCATTTACGATATCTTCAAAAAGAAGAATGTAAAAGGGAACCATGGTGTCCCTTTAGGTGGAGTTGG TGCAGGAAGCATCGGAAGGAGTTACAAAGGTGAGTTTCAGCAGTTCAAGCTCTTCCCTAAAGTTTGTGAAGAAGCTCCAATCCTCACAAATCAGTTCTCT GTTTTTGTTTCGAGACCCGGTGGTGTAAATTACTCAACTGTTCTATGCGCAAAAAGTCCAGAGTCTGTAAA TGGTAGAACAGAAGATTTAGGAATAGAGTCATGGGATTGGAAGATAAAGGGGGACAAATCTACGTATCATGCTCTGTATCCTAGGTCTTGGACTGTCTACAACG AGCCTGACCCTGAACTCAGAATAGTTTCTCGTCAAGTCTCTCCCTTTATACCGAATAACTACAAGGAAAGCAGTTTTCCAGTATCCGTTTTCGCTTTTACG GCGACTAATCTTGGAAAAGAAGAAGCAACGGTTACTTTGCTCTTTACATGGGAG AACTCAGTGGGAGGAGCTTCTGGGTTTACTGGAGAACACTTCAACTCATCAACAAT GGAAAGAGATGGGGTACATGCAATAGCTTTACATCACAA AACAGCCAATGGACACCCACCAGTTACTTACGCCATTGCAGCGCAAGAAACAGACGATGTTAGTGTCTCTgagtgtccatgcttcttggtTTCTGGTTGTTCTCCTAATGAAATCACAGCAAGAGCTATGTGGGATGAGATCAAAGAG aacaaATCATTCGACCGGTTGCCTTGTGAGCCAGGCTCACCTTCGAGACTTGGAACAGCCATTGGAGCAGCCATAGCTGCTAAAGTGAAGGTCCCTCCCGGTTGTGACCGTACAGTCACGTTTTCACTCTCATGGGACTGTCCTGAAGTGCGGTTTAATGAGAAGACTTACCACAG ACGATACACAAGATTCTATGGCTCTTTAGGCGACGCAGCAGTGAATATGGCTCGTGACGCTCTTCTTA ATTATGGTAATTGGGAGTCTCAGATTGAAGAATGGCAAAACACTATACTTTTAGACACTTCACTCCCTGATTG GTATAGAGTCACTCTATTCAACGAACTATACTATTTCAACTCTGGAGGAGCTATCTGGACAG ATGGCTTGCCTTACAAGCAAAGTACAGAAAGAAGCACAGAACAGAACAGTAATGATACAGACATCCTCCAGAAAATCAATGCGGTTTGTGATCAGGTTCACCACTCTCCTCAGTCTCGAAGCTCGGAAGAGAACATTGGACAATTCATATACCTCGAAGGAATTGAGTATCTAATGTACAACACTTACGACGTTCACTTCTACTCTTCCTTTGCACTTCTCATTCTCTTCCCTAAGCTCGAACTCAGCATCCAGAGAGACTTTGCAGCAGCGGTTATGATCCAAGATCCCACCAAGAAAGAGATCATGAGCTCCGGCGAGTTGGTTCCAAGAAAACTGCTAGGATCGGTTCCTCACGACATCGGTCTAAACAATCCTTGGCTTGAACTAAACGCGTATAACTTGTTCAACACGGATCGTTGGAAAGACTTGAACGCCAAGTTTGTTCTTCAAGTCTACAGAGACGTGGTTGCAACCGGAGATCAGAGCTTCGCAAGAGCGGTTTGGCCATCTGTTTACCTAGCGGTGGCTTATTTGGATCAGTTCGACAAGGACGAGGACGGTATGATTGAGAACGAAGGGTTTCCGGACCAGACATACGACACGTGGAGTGTTACAGGCGTTAGTGCTTATTGCGGCGGTCTTTATGTCGCTGCTCTTCAAGCTGCGTCTGCGTTTGCTACTATTGTTGGGGAAAACGCTGTCGCGTTTTACTTCAACGCAAAGTATGAAAAGGCGAAAACCGTTTACGAGAAGCTGTGGAACGGTTCTTACTTCGATTATGACAACAGCGGTAGCGACTCGAGCTCCTCGATACTTGCTGATCAGTTGGCTGGACAATG GTACGCGAGAGCGTGTGGACTGAAGCCAATAACGAAAGAAGAGTGGATAAAGAAAGCACTCGAGACGATCCATGAGTTTAATGTGATGAAGGTAAGAGGAGGGACACGTGGCGCTGTGAATGGGATGTCTCCGGATGGACAAGTGGACACGAACTCGCTGGTTTCGAAAGAGGTTTGGGCTGGGACCACTTACTCTGTTGCAGCTTGTATGATTCAAGAAGGACAAAGAGAGAAAGGGTTTCAGACAGCAAGTGGAATCTATGAGGCTGTTTGGTCTGATCGTGGTCTCAG TTGCTCTTTTCAGACACCAGAAGCGTGGAACATGAATGATGAATACAGGTCTCTCTGTTATATGAGACCTCTTGCTATATGGGCTATACAATGGGCATTGACACCAATACAAACTTTTGGAGGAAAGAAGCAGAACTTGATGGCGGGAGATGAAGACGACAGTGATTTGTTGTTAAGACAGCACAATGGGTTTAAAGAAGTGGCTCGTTATGTGAAAATAGCAAAGAGCAATGAACATAGAAGCCTTCTCCAAGAAACGTACGAGGCCATCCTCAAGACATTTCACTTGTAG
- the LOC106451316 gene encoding non-lysosomal glucosylceramidase-like isoform X2: protein MESELQTQLVGSETLSLPQVTWQRKLNSKVKNPSEFKMSTSDFLHLFPIGYRLWRHTKQEAAKGKVSIYDIFKKKNVKGNHGVPLGGVGAGSIGRSYKGEFQQFKLFPKVCEEAPILTNQFSVFVSRPGGVNYSTVLCAKSPESVNGRTEDLGIESWDWKIKGDKSTYHALYPRSWTVYNEPDPELRIVSRQVSPFIPNNYKESSFPVSVFAFTATNLGKEEATVTLLFTWENSVGGASGFTGEHFNSSTMERDGVHAIALHHKTANGHPPVTYAIAAQETDDVSVSECPCFLVSGCSPNEITARAMWDEIKENKSFDRLPCEPGSPSRLGTAIGAAIAAKVKVPPGCDRTVTFSLSWDCPEVRFNEKTYHRRYTRFYGSLGDAAVNMARDALLNYGNWESQIEEWQNTILLDTSLPDWYRVTLFNELYYFNSGGAIWTERSTEQNSNDTDILQKINAVCDQVHHSPQSRSSEENIGQFIYLEGIEYLMYNTYDVHFYSSFALLILFPKLELSIQRDFAAAVMIQDPTKKEIMSSGELVPRKLLGSVPHDIGLNNPWLELNAYNLFNTDRWKDLNAKFVLQVYRDVVATGDQSFARAVWPSVYLAVAYLDQFDKDEDGMIENEGFPDQTYDTWSVTGVSAYCGGLYVAALQAASAFATIVGENAVAFYFNAKYEKAKTVYEKLWNGSYFDYDNSGSDSSSSILADQLAGQWYARACGLKPITKEEWIKKALETIHEFNVMKVRGGTRGAVNGMSPDGQVDTNSLVSKEVWAGTTYSVAACMIQEGQREKGFQTASGIYEAVWSDRGLSCSFQTPEAWNMNDEYRSLCYMRPLAIWAIQWALTPIQTFGGKKQNLMAGDEDDSDLLLRQHNGFKEVARYVKIAKSNEHRSLLQETYEAILKTFHL from the exons ATGGAAAGCGAACTTCAAACCCAGTTG GTTGGAAGTGAGACACTCTCACTTCCTCAAGTAACATGGCAGCGGAAGTTGAACAGCAAAGTAAAGAACCCTTCTGAGTTCAAGATGAGTACAAGCGATTTTCTTCACCTG TTTCCAATAGGCTATAGATTGTGGCGTCACACTAAACAAGAGGCAGCAAAAGGAAAA GTATCCATTTACGATATCTTCAAAAAGAAGAATGTAAAAGGGAACCATGGTGTCCCTTTAGGTGGAGTTGG TGCAGGAAGCATCGGAAGGAGTTACAAAGGTGAGTTTCAGCAGTTCAAGCTCTTCCCTAAAGTTTGTGAAGAAGCTCCAATCCTCACAAATCAGTTCTCT GTTTTTGTTTCGAGACCCGGTGGTGTAAATTACTCAACTGTTCTATGCGCAAAAAGTCCAGAGTCTGTAAA TGGTAGAACAGAAGATTTAGGAATAGAGTCATGGGATTGGAAGATAAAGGGGGACAAATCTACGTATCATGCTCTGTATCCTAGGTCTTGGACTGTCTACAACG AGCCTGACCCTGAACTCAGAATAGTTTCTCGTCAAGTCTCTCCCTTTATACCGAATAACTACAAGGAAAGCAGTTTTCCAGTATCCGTTTTCGCTTTTACG GCGACTAATCTTGGAAAAGAAGAAGCAACGGTTACTTTGCTCTTTACATGGGAG AACTCAGTGGGAGGAGCTTCTGGGTTTACTGGAGAACACTTCAACTCATCAACAAT GGAAAGAGATGGGGTACATGCAATAGCTTTACATCACAA AACAGCCAATGGACACCCACCAGTTACTTACGCCATTGCAGCGCAAGAAACAGACGATGTTAGTGTCTCTgagtgtccatgcttcttggtTTCTGGTTGTTCTCCTAATGAAATCACAGCAAGAGCTATGTGGGATGAGATCAAAGAG aacaaATCATTCGACCGGTTGCCTTGTGAGCCAGGCTCACCTTCGAGACTTGGAACAGCCATTGGAGCAGCCATAGCTGCTAAAGTGAAGGTCCCTCCCGGTTGTGACCGTACAGTCACGTTTTCACTCTCATGGGACTGTCCTGAAGTGCGGTTTAATGAGAAGACTTACCACAG ACGATACACAAGATTCTATGGCTCTTTAGGCGACGCAGCAGTGAATATGGCTCGTGACGCTCTTCTTA ATTATGGTAATTGGGAGTCTCAGATTGAAGAATGGCAAAACACTATACTTTTAGACACTTCACTCCCTGATTG GTATAGAGTCACTCTATTCAACGAACTATACTATTTCAACTCTGGAGGAGCTATCTGGACAG AAAGAAGCACAGAACAGAACAGTAATGATACAGACATCCTCCAGAAAATCAATGCGGTTTGTGATCAGGTTCACCACTCTCCTCAGTCTCGAAGCTCGGAAGAGAACATTGGACAATTCATATACCTCGAAGGAATTGAGTATCTAATGTACAACACTTACGACGTTCACTTCTACTCTTCCTTTGCACTTCTCATTCTCTTCCCTAAGCTCGAACTCAGCATCCAGAGAGACTTTGCAGCAGCGGTTATGATCCAAGATCCCACCAAGAAAGAGATCATGAGCTCCGGCGAGTTGGTTCCAAGAAAACTGCTAGGATCGGTTCCTCACGACATCGGTCTAAACAATCCTTGGCTTGAACTAAACGCGTATAACTTGTTCAACACGGATCGTTGGAAAGACTTGAACGCCAAGTTTGTTCTTCAAGTCTACAGAGACGTGGTTGCAACCGGAGATCAGAGCTTCGCAAGAGCGGTTTGGCCATCTGTTTACCTAGCGGTGGCTTATTTGGATCAGTTCGACAAGGACGAGGACGGTATGATTGAGAACGAAGGGTTTCCGGACCAGACATACGACACGTGGAGTGTTACAGGCGTTAGTGCTTATTGCGGCGGTCTTTATGTCGCTGCTCTTCAAGCTGCGTCTGCGTTTGCTACTATTGTTGGGGAAAACGCTGTCGCGTTTTACTTCAACGCAAAGTATGAAAAGGCGAAAACCGTTTACGAGAAGCTGTGGAACGGTTCTTACTTCGATTATGACAACAGCGGTAGCGACTCGAGCTCCTCGATACTTGCTGATCAGTTGGCTGGACAATG GTACGCGAGAGCGTGTGGACTGAAGCCAATAACGAAAGAAGAGTGGATAAAGAAAGCACTCGAGACGATCCATGAGTTTAATGTGATGAAGGTAAGAGGAGGGACACGTGGCGCTGTGAATGGGATGTCTCCGGATGGACAAGTGGACACGAACTCGCTGGTTTCGAAAGAGGTTTGGGCTGGGACCACTTACTCTGTTGCAGCTTGTATGATTCAAGAAGGACAAAGAGAGAAAGGGTTTCAGACAGCAAGTGGAATCTATGAGGCTGTTTGGTCTGATCGTGGTCTCAG TTGCTCTTTTCAGACACCAGAAGCGTGGAACATGAATGATGAATACAGGTCTCTCTGTTATATGAGACCTCTTGCTATATGGGCTATACAATGGGCATTGACACCAATACAAACTTTTGGAGGAAAGAAGCAGAACTTGATGGCGGGAGATGAAGACGACAGTGATTTGTTGTTAAGACAGCACAATGGGTTTAAAGAAGTGGCTCGTTATGTGAAAATAGCAAAGAGCAATGAACATAGAAGCCTTCTCCAAGAAACGTACGAGGCCATCCTCAAGACATTTCACTTGTAG